In one window of Armatimonadia bacterium DNA:
- a CDS encoding carbohydrate ABC transporter permease, whose protein sequence is MTVTSRTGRLLTYLILAAGSLVFMFPLLWMLSTSLKPIEETMRMPPVWIPSTIEWHNYWDAVKYGSDKLGYVPFLRYALNTIYLAVLGVIGCVVSNAFVAYGFARIQWKGRDFLFALTLATMMVPFPVTMVAVFAIFRELHWIGTFRPLWVPAFFGSAFNIFLLRQFFLTIPQELSDAARIDGCSELGIFRHVILPLSKPALAVVALFHVLYVWNDFLGPLIYLTDQKMFTLSLGLQFYQSQHGGTEWHMLMAASAIVVLPMILLFFFTQRQFIQGITLTGIKG, encoded by the coding sequence ATGACCGTTACCTCACGAACCGGAAGGCTCCTCACCTACCTGATCCTCGCAGCGGGATCACTTGTCTTCATGTTCCCGCTGCTGTGGATGCTGTCCACCTCGCTGAAGCCCATCGAGGAAACCATGCGGATGCCGCCGGTGTGGATTCCGTCGACCATCGAGTGGCACAACTACTGGGACGCCGTCAAGTACGGCAGCGACAAGCTCGGCTACGTCCCCTTCCTGCGCTATGCGCTCAACACGATCTACCTTGCAGTGCTGGGCGTCATCGGCTGCGTTGTGTCCAACGCCTTTGTTGCCTACGGGTTCGCGCGCATCCAATGGAAGGGACGCGACTTCCTGTTTGCCCTGACCCTGGCAACCATGATGGTGCCCTTCCCGGTCACGATGGTCGCGGTGTTTGCGATCTTCCGCGAGCTGCACTGGATCGGGACCTTCCGGCCGTTGTGGGTCCCGGCGTTCTTCGGCAGCGCCTTCAACATCTTCCTGCTGCGCCAGTTCTTCCTGACGATCCCTCAGGAGCTTTCGGATGCGGCCCGCATCGACGGGTGCTCAGAGTTGGGGATCTTCCGGCATGTGATTCTGCCGCTGTCGAAGCCCGCGCTGGCCGTGGTGGCGTTGTTCCACGTCCTCTATGTGTGGAACGACTTCCTTGGGCCCCTGATCTACCTCACCGACCAGAAGATGTTCACGCTGTCCCTGGGACTGCAGTTCTACCAGAGTCAGCATGGGGGAACGGAGTGGCACATGCTGATGGCCGCCTCGGCCATCGTGGTGCTGCCGATGATCCTGCTGTTCTTCTTCACGCAGCGGCAGTTCATCCAGGGGATCACACTCACGGGGATTAAGGGGTAG
- a CDS encoding sugar ABC transporter permease, producing MTASERRDLRNGLLFTSPWILGATVFLVGPILFSLYASFCDYSVLRRPEWIGLSNYTDLMSDEVFWKALANTLVFASLSIPIGLVVSLGLAFLLNTGVRGMTVFRTIFFLPSLVPMVALAIIWLWIFNGENGVLNYFVTSAFGLLGLKVTPPGWLTDPAWSKPALVMMSAWTVGHAIVIYLASLQDVPVHLYEAAELDGASYLQRLRYVTIPSISPVILFNLIMGIIGTLQTFAVPYVISPSGAPARSIYFLAMYLYDNAFPYLRMGYACAMAWILFILILLLTLLALKVSSRHVHYGGM from the coding sequence ATGACTGCCTCCGAGCGCCGTGACCTCCGCAATGGGCTACTGTTCACCTCGCCCTGGATCCTGGGCGCGACGGTGTTCCTGGTGGGTCCGATCCTGTTCTCCCTCTATGCAAGCTTCTGCGACTACTCGGTCTTGCGGCGGCCGGAGTGGATCGGGCTCTCGAACTACACGGACCTCATGAGCGACGAGGTTTTCTGGAAGGCCCTCGCCAACACCCTCGTCTTCGCGTCCCTGAGCATCCCCATCGGTCTGGTCGTCTCTCTGGGACTCGCCTTCCTCCTCAACACCGGCGTTCGCGGGATGACGGTGTTCCGCACGATTTTCTTCCTGCCGTCGCTGGTCCCCATGGTGGCGCTCGCGATCATCTGGCTGTGGATCTTCAATGGTGAGAACGGGGTGCTGAACTACTTTGTCACCAGCGCCTTCGGCCTGCTGGGCCTGAAGGTCACGCCGCCAGGATGGTTGACCGACCCGGCATGGTCCAAGCCAGCCCTCGTGATGATGAGCGCGTGGACCGTCGGGCATGCCATCGTCATCTACCTGGCCAGCCTCCAGGACGTCCCCGTACACCTGTATGAAGCCGCCGAGCTTGACGGTGCGAGCTACCTCCAGAGGCTGCGCTACGTCACCATCCCAAGCATCTCTCCGGTGATCCTGTTCAACCTCATCATGGGGATCATCGGCACGCTGCAGACCTTCGCCGTGCCCTATGTCATATCGCCCAGCGGAGCGCCGGCGCGGTCGATCTACTTCCTGGCGATGTACCTGTACGACAACGCTTTCCCCTACCTTCGCATGGGGTATGCGTGTGCGATGGCCTGGATACTGTTCATCCTTATCCTGTTGCTGACCCTACTCGCGCTGAAGGTCTCGTCGCGGCACGTGCACTATGGCGGCATGTAG
- a CDS encoding enoyl-ACP reductase — protein MLLSGKKGVIFGIRSHRTIGYAIAQAALENGAQLCLSYRGERERERAEEAGSELGGALVLPCDVTKDEEIEALFQTLQKEWGSVDFVVHSVAFAPGEDMQAGMVGTSREGFKLMNDISAYSLAAVSRYAAPLMPKGGSILTMTYVASQRIVPSYGPMGVAKAALECVVRYLASELGPQGIRVNALSPGPISTPAARGIPQFTSLLRGVEACSPMHRNVELREVGNAAAFMLSDMASAITAEILHVDCGMHVS, from the coding sequence ATGCTACTGAGTGGAAAGAAAGGCGTCATCTTCGGCATCCGCAGCCACCGCACCATCGGCTACGCCATTGCACAGGCGGCCCTTGAGAACGGTGCTCAGCTCTGCCTCAGCTACCGGGGCGAGCGCGAGAGAGAGCGGGCCGAAGAGGCGGGCAGCGAGCTCGGTGGAGCCCTGGTACTGCCCTGTGATGTCACCAAGGACGAGGAGATCGAGGCCCTCTTCCAGACCCTCCAGAAGGAGTGGGGCAGCGTCGACTTCGTTGTCCACAGTGTGGCCTTCGCTCCTGGCGAGGATATGCAGGCAGGAATGGTCGGGACCTCACGCGAGGGCTTCAAGCTGATGAATGACATCAGCGCCTACTCCCTCGCAGCCGTCTCCCGCTATGCCGCGCCCCTGATGCCCAAAGGTGGCAGCATCCTCACCATGACCTACGTCGCCAGCCAGCGCATCGTCCCCTCGTACGGGCCGATGGGCGTCGCCAAGGCCGCCCTGGAGTGCGTCGTTCGCTACCTGGCCTCTGAGCTGGGACCGCAGGGCATCCGCGTCAACGCGCTCTCGCCTGGCCCAATCAGCACCCCGGCCGCTCGTGGTATCCCGCAGTTCACCAGCCTGCTTCGCGGTGTGGAGGCCTGCTCGCCCATGCACCGCAACGTGGAACTGCGTGAGGTCGGCAACGCCGCAGCCTTCATGCTCAGTGACATGGCCAGTGCCATCACGGCCGAGATCCTGCACGTGGACTGCGGAATGCACGTCTCCTAG